A genome region from Ligilactobacillus cholophilus includes the following:
- a CDS encoding peptide MFS transporter, which yields MLPTNSNSTKTFLGHPRGLATLFFTEMWERFSYYGMRAILLFYMFYSVMDGGLGFTKAQAASIMSIYGALVYLTSVLGGFISDRIWGSRRTVLYGGILIMLGHIVLAIFTGRIALYVSIGLITLGTGMLKPNVSEMVGELYDKNNYRRENGFNIFIFGINMGAFIAPIIVGYMGQTYNFHIGFSIAAIGMFFGLIQYMIDGKKYLSSDSLFPTAPLEPEEVKSLARKIFIWIIGIILIGTVMTAFNILSILNIITVLSILTIIIPIYYFIVMIVSKKTSNQERRKVFSYIPLFLAAIMFWIIEEQGSVTLAIFAEEQTKLTIFGHSFPASWFQSLNPLFIMICVPVFIFLWKKMKNNQPSAPTKFSIGLFFAGISFLWMMIPGIVFGTGKLVSPIWLIVSWILVIIGEMFISPIGLSTTTQLAPKAFKSQMMSMWFLSDAVAQAINAQIVKLYSQDTEILYFGILGIISIIFGIILFSFSKRIKIFMTIKK from the coding sequence ATGCTTCCAACAAATTCAAATTCCACTAAAACATTTTTAGGACATCCTCGAGGTTTAGCTACACTCTTTTTCACTGAAATGTGGGAACGTTTTAGTTATTATGGAATGCGAGCAATTTTATTATTTTATATGTTTTATTCTGTAATGGATGGCGGCCTTGGTTTCACTAAAGCTCAAGCAGCATCTATAATGTCTATTTATGGTGCACTTGTATATTTAACAAGTGTACTTGGAGGTTTTATTAGTGATCGAATCTGGGGAAGTAGAAGAACGGTTTTATACGGTGGAATTTTAATTATGTTGGGACATATTGTACTTGCAATATTTACTGGAAGGATTGCACTATATGTTTCTATTGGATTAATTACATTAGGAACAGGAATGCTAAAACCTAATGTTTCTGAAATGGTGGGAGAACTCTATGATAAAAATAATTATCGTAGAGAAAATGGATTTAATATTTTTATCTTTGGTATTAATATGGGGGCATTTATTGCTCCAATTATAGTTGGATATATGGGACAAACCTATAATTTTCATATAGGCTTTTCTATTGCTGCAATTGGAATGTTTTTTGGTCTTATTCAATATATGATAGATGGTAAAAAATATCTTTCATCTGATAGTTTATTTCCAACAGCTCCATTAGAGCCAGAAGAGGTTAAAAGTTTAGCACGGAAAATTTTTATTTGGATTATTGGAATAATTTTAATTGGAACAGTAATGACTGCATTTAATATTTTAAGCATTTTAAATATAATTACAGTTCTATCTATCTTGACTATAATAATTCCAATTTATTATTTTATTGTAATGATTGTAAGTAAAAAAACATCAAATCAAGAAAGAAGAAAAGTTTTTTCTTATATTCCTTTATTTTTAGCAGCAATAATGTTTTGGATCATTGAAGAACAGGGGTCAGTAACTTTAGCAATATTTGCGGAAGAACAAACTAAATTAACAATTTTTGGTCATAGTTTTCCAGCTAGTTGGTTTCAGAGTTTAAATCCATTATTTATAATGATTTGTGTGCCAGTTTTCATTTTTCTATGGAAAAAAATGAAGAATAATCAACCATCTGCACCAACTAAATTTTCTATAGGTTTATTTTTTGCTGGAATATCTTTTTTATGGATGATGATACCTGGAATAGTATTTGGAACAGGAAAACTAGTATCACCTATTTGGTTAATTGTTAGTTGGATTCTAGTAATTATCGGAGAGATGTTTATCTCACCTATTGGGCTATCTACTACGACTCAATTAGCTCCAAAGGCATTTAAATCTCAAATGATGAGTATGTGGTTTTTAAGTGATGCTGTTGCTCAAGCTATCAATGCACAAATTGTTAAATTATATTCACAAGATACAGAAATTCTATATTTTGGCATATTAGGAATAATCTCAATTATCTTTGGAATAATTCTTTTTTCATTTTCAAAAAGAATTAAAATATTTATGACAATAAAAAAATAA
- a CDS encoding GntR family transcriptional regulator, whose product MGSPIYIRIHNSIKESIENGKWQVGERIPAERELAIEFGVSRMTLRQAIQTLVDEGILERRVGSGTFVARKKVQEKMSGITSFTQIMENQNRHPSSKTISYQVATPSLSEREHLKLNDKVNVLRMERIRYADNVPICFEVTTLPYDLVKKYQRSQITKSLYQTLEEHGLHIGHAQQIVSASSASERISDYLNIKRGAPILKLRQITQLNSGKPFEYVRTEYAGERFEFYLEK is encoded by the coding sequence ATGGGATCTCCAATTTATATTCGAATTCATAATAGTATTAAAGAATCAATTGAAAATGGGAAATGGCAGGTTGGAGAAAGAATTCCAGCAGAACGTGAGCTAGCTATTGAATTTGGGGTTAGTAGAATGACGCTTCGTCAAGCAATTCAAACATTAGTTGATGAAGGAATTTTGGAACGTCGCGTTGGTTCTGGAACTTTTGTTGCTCGTAAAAAAGTTCAAGAAAAGATGTCTGGAATTACTAGTTTTACACAGATAATGGAAAATCAAAATCGTCATCCATCTAGCAAAACTATTTCATATCAAGTAGCAACACCATCATTAAGTGAACGTGAGCATTTAAAGTTAAATGATAAAGTAAATGTATTAAGAATGGAAAGAATTAGATATGCAGATAATGTTCCTATTTGTTTTGAAGTAACTACATTACCTTATGATTTAGTAAAAAAATATCAACGTTCACAAATAACTAAGTCATTATACCAAACGCTTGAGGAACATGGATTACATATTGGTCATGCACAACAGATTGTATCTGCCTCTAGTGCATCAGAAAGAATTTCAGATTATTTAAACATTAAAAGAGGAGCCCCAATTTTAAAATTACGGCAAATTACGCAACTTAATTCAGGAAAACCATTCGAATATGTACGAACAGAATATGCTGGAGAACGTTTTGAATTTTACTTAGAAAAATAA
- a CDS encoding WecB/TagA/CpsF family glycosyltransferase has protein sequence MLHFEHINILGINFTKITENQLIKSLIDDHKHKKNRFIVTANPEIVLAARKNKEYQKIINHADYVTADGIGIIKGANILNTPLPERVTGFDTMLKLLKYSNKNKCKVYFLGAKETIIKDTIINVQKDYPDIIISGYHNGYFKNPDPIIKDIKQKQPDFIFVALGFPKQDYFIEKYREISNSIWMGVGGSFDILAGNINRAPEFWINHHIEWLYRLIQEPKRFIRMLALPKYLLLIYKEKFKQKK, from the coding sequence ATTTTGCATTTTGAACATATCAATATATTAGGAATTAATTTTACTAAGATTACTGAAAATCAATTAATTAAATCCCTAATTGATGATCATAAACATAAAAAAAATCGTTTTATTGTTACTGCAAATCCAGAAATTGTTTTAGCAGCAAGAAAAAACAAAGAATATCAAAAAATTATTAATCATGCCGATTATGTAACTGCTGACGGAATTGGAATTATAAAAGGTGCAAATATACTAAACACACCATTACCTGAAAGAGTCACTGGATTTGATACTATGCTTAAATTACTAAAGTATTCCAATAAAAATAAATGTAAAGTATATTTTTTAGGTGCAAAAGAAACAATAATTAAGGATACCATTATTAATGTACAAAAAGATTACCCTGATATTATTATTAGTGGATATCATAATGGTTATTTCAAAAATCCTGATCCAATTATTAAAGACATTAAACAAAAACAACCTGATTTTATTTTCGTTGCTTTGGGATTTCCGAAACAAGACTATTTCATTGAAAAATATAGAGAAATCTCTAATTCGATTTGGATGGGAGTCGGTGGAAGTTTTGATATTTTAGCAGGAAATATTAATCGTGCACCTGAATTTTGGATTAATCATCATATAGAATGGCTTTATCGTTTAATTCAAGAACCTAAACGTTTTATACGTATGCTTGCTCTTCCAAAATATCTATTATTAATCTATAAAGAGAAATTTAAACAAAAAAAATAA
- a CDS encoding nicotinate phosphoribosyltransferase: protein MTHKYADDSLALHTDAYELNMIETYWRKGIADRNAIFEVYFRDLPFDNGYAIFAGLERIIQYLQNLRFSESDLQYLKEVMNYEDDFIEYLRKFKVRLSIRSMVEGEVVFNNEPLMQIEGPLADCQLVETAILNIINYQTLIATKAARIRSVVSDDALLEFGSRRAQEMDAAIWGTRAAYIGGFDATSNLRAGKIFGIPASGTHAHALVQTYQNDYEAFKAYAETHKNCVFLVDTYDTLRSGVPSAIRVAKEMGDKINFLGVRIDSGDMAYISKCVRKQLDAAGFKDAKIYASNDLDEKTIMNLKMQHAKIDVWGVGTKLITAYDQPALGAVYKMVAIENSQGEMEDTIKISNNVNKISTPGKKQVWRITKKASGKSEGDYIALSNEQPQRRKSLLMFHPQYTYINKEVTDFNARPLLANIFENGKLVYKQPSLDEIKKYSHDNLESLWGEYKRLLNPQDYPVDLSKECYDNKMNIIQKIRETNSKKPMPNDI, encoded by the coding sequence ATGACACATAAATATGCAGACGATAGTTTAGCACTTCATACAGATGCGTATGAACTAAATATGATAGAAACATACTGGAGAAAAGGAATTGCAGATAGAAATGCAATCTTTGAAGTTTATTTTAGGGATTTACCATTTGATAACGGCTATGCTATTTTTGCTGGATTAGAAAGAATTATTCAATATTTGCAAAACTTACGCTTTTCAGAATCTGATTTACAGTATCTTAAAGAAGTAATGAATTATGAAGATGATTTTATTGAATACTTACGTAAGTTTAAAGTACGTTTGAGTATACGTTCAATGGTTGAGGGAGAAGTAGTATTTAATAATGAGCCATTAATGCAAATTGAAGGACCACTTGCTGATTGTCAGTTAGTGGAAACAGCAATTTTAAATATTATCAACTATCAGACTTTAATTGCAACAAAAGCAGCACGAATTAGATCAGTTGTATCTGATGATGCATTACTCGAATTTGGTAGTCGTCGTGCTCAAGAAATGGATGCAGCAATTTGGGGAACTAGAGCAGCTTATATTGGCGGATTTGATGCAACAAGTAATTTGCGTGCAGGTAAAATTTTTGGTATTCCAGCTAGTGGAACACATGCACACGCTTTAGTCCAAACATATCAAAATGATTATGAAGCATTTAAAGCTTATGCAGAAACACATAAGAATTGTGTATTTCTTGTGGATACTTATGATACTTTACGTTCTGGTGTGCCAAGTGCAATTCGTGTTGCCAAAGAAATGGGAGATAAGATTAATTTCCTTGGTGTCAGAATTGACTCTGGAGATATGGCATATATATCTAAATGTGTTAGAAAACAACTTGATGCTGCAGGTTTTAAAGATGCTAAAATATATGCATCAAATGATTTGGATGAAAAGACTATTATGAATTTAAAAATGCAACATGCGAAAATTGACGTTTGGGGCGTTGGAACTAAGTTAATTACCGCATATGATCAACCTGCATTGGGAGCTGTTTATAAAATGGTTGCCATTGAAAATAGTCAAGGAGAAATGGAAGATACTATTAAGATTTCAAATAATGTTAATAAGATTTCTACTCCAGGTAAAAAACAAGTTTGGCGTATTACTAAAAAAGCTTCAGGAAAATCCGAAGGTGATTATATTGCTTTAAGTAATGAACAACCACAAAGAAGAAAATCCTTATTAATGTTTCATCCGCAATATACATATATTAATAAAGAAGTAACAGATTTTAATGCTCGTCCATTATTAGCTAATATTTTTGAAAATGGCAAATTGGTATACAAACAACCAAGTCTTGATGAAATAAAGAAATATTCACATGATAATTTAGAGAGTCTTTGGGGAGAATACAAACGCCTTTTAAACCCTCAAGATTATCCTGTAGACTTATCCAAAGAGTGTTACGATAACAAAATGAATATAATTCAAAAAATTAGAGAGACAAATAGTAAAAAGCCAATGCCTAATGACATTTAA
- the nadE gene encoding ammonia-dependent NAD(+) synthetase, with protein sequence MRKLQAEIINTLKVKSEIDPKVEIRSSIDFLKEYLKKNSFLKTLVLGISGGQDSTLAGKLSQMAIKEMREETNDDTYQFIAVRLPYGNQADEKDAMDAIDFIDADQVMRINIKEAADKMTTAVEENNIKISDFNKGNIKARERMIAQYAVAGATSGAVVGTDHAAEAITGFYTKYGDGGADITPLWRLDKRQGKMMLAYLNAPKHLYEKTPTADLEDERPALPDEVALGVTYDDIDDYLEGKDIDSHNAEIIENWYQKTEHKRHMPINIYDEFWK encoded by the coding sequence ATGCGAAAATTACAAGCTGAGATTATTAATACTTTGAAAGTAAAATCTGAAATTGATCCAAAAGTAGAAATTAGATCATCAATAGATTTTTTGAAAGAATATTTGAAAAAAAATTCTTTTCTTAAGACATTAGTTTTAGGAATTTCTGGCGGACAAGATTCTACTTTAGCAGGGAAACTAAGCCAAATGGCAATTAAAGAGATGCGTGAAGAAACAAATGATGATACATATCAATTTATTGCAGTTCGGCTACCATATGGAAATCAAGCAGATGAAAAAGATGCAATGGATGCAATCGACTTTATCGATGCTGATCAAGTAATGCGTATTAATATAAAAGAAGCAGCTGATAAGATGACAACAGCTGTAGAAGAAAATAATATTAAAATTAGCGATTTTAATAAGGGAAATATTAAGGCACGTGAACGAATGATCGCACAATATGCAGTAGCTGGAGCAACTAGTGGTGCAGTTGTAGGGACTGATCATGCTGCCGAAGCAATTACTGGGTTCTATACAAAATATGGTGATGGTGGAGCAGATATTACTCCTTTATGGCGTTTAGATAAGCGACAAGGAAAAATGATGCTAGCATATTTAAATGCACCTAAGCATTTATATGAAAAAACACCTACTGCTGATTTAGAAGATGAACGTCCTGCATTACCTGATGAAGTTGCTTTAGGAGTAACTTATGATGATATAGATGACTATTTAGAAGGTAAAGATATTGATAGTCATAATGCAGAAATTATAGAAAATTGGTATCAAAAAACAGAACATAAACGACACATGCCAATTAATATTTATGATGAATTTTGGAAATAA